From a single Andrena cerasifolii isolate SP2316 chromosome 8, iyAndCera1_principal, whole genome shotgun sequence genomic region:
- the LOC143372196 gene encoding uncharacterized protein LOC143372196 isoform X1, which yields MANITEQKGDKVDAQMEIKVEPTLQCYIEEEHENGFPGFESNGAIPSSADVGALNLWTSKATTCLISQYKKYRSMVGQSTQIRSLREMFEMISVEMQNYGFYFSPQKCENKWRVLERKYKNLVFRERLKKPGRMRHYGHWEHKRALDEIFNEKRRHMYLEETDFPPPAGSAKYTYILPKPANEEQSEAIEHQRHEDPLGPPNSIASTNNKDEGLDQKGAFGVLIDKFFEEMTKNFAVAEKNREKRHKEEMAMRQNELEVQKRLLKLKEQKLELQKCQIIAAAQHLHLNM from the exons ATGGCCAACATTACTGAACAGAAAG GGGATAAGGTCGACGCACAGATGGAGATTAAGGTGGAACCTACGCTGCAGTGTTACATCGAAGAGGAGCACGAAAACGGTTTCCCCGGTTTCGAGAGTAACGGCGCAATACCCTCGAGTGCCGACGTCGGTGCTTTGAACTTGTGGACTAGCAAGGCCACCACGTGCCTCATCAGCCAGTACAAGAAGTATCGGTCGATGGTAGGGCAGTCCACGCAGATCAGAAGCTTGCGCGAGATGTTCGAAATGATCTCCGTCGAGATGCAGAACTACGGGTTCTACTTCAGTCCGCAGAAGTGCGAGAACAAGTGGCGTGTTCTCGAACGTAAGTACAAGAATCTGGTGTTCCGTGAACGATTAAAGAAGCCCGGTAGAATGAGGCATTACGGCCACTGGGAGCACAAGCGAGCGTTGGACGAAATATTCAACGAGAAAAGGAGGCACATGTATTTGGAGGAGACTGACTTTCCACCGCCAGCTGGCTCGGCAAAGTACACGTACATATTGCCGAAGCCAGCCAACGAGGAACAGAGCGAGGCGATCGAGCATCAGCGACACGAGGACCCCCTCGGCCCCCCTAATTCCATCGCTTCAACAAATAATAAGGACGAGGGGTTGGATCAGAAGGGAGCCTTCGGCGTGCTCATTGACAAGTTTTTCGAAGAGATGACGAAAAACTTTGCGGTCGCGGAGAAGAACAGGGAGAAAAGACACAAGGAGGAAATGGCGATGCGACAGAATGAGTTGGAGGTTCAGAAGAGGCTTCTCAAGTTGAAGGAGCAGAAGCTAGAGTTACAGAAGTGTCAAATTATCGCGGCTGCTCAACATCTGCATTTGAACATGTAA
- the LOC143372196 gene encoding uncharacterized protein LOC143372196 isoform X2, producing the protein MEIKVEPTLQCYIEEEHENGFPGFESNGAIPSSADVGALNLWTSKATTCLISQYKKYRSMVGQSTQIRSLREMFEMISVEMQNYGFYFSPQKCENKWRVLERKYKNLVFRERLKKPGRMRHYGHWEHKRALDEIFNEKRRHMYLEETDFPPPAGSAKYTYILPKPANEEQSEAIEHQRHEDPLGPPNSIASTNNKDEGLDQKGAFGVLIDKFFEEMTKNFAVAEKNREKRHKEEMAMRQNELEVQKRLLKLKEQKLELQKCQIIAAAQHLHLNM; encoded by the coding sequence ATGGAGATTAAGGTGGAACCTACGCTGCAGTGTTACATCGAAGAGGAGCACGAAAACGGTTTCCCCGGTTTCGAGAGTAACGGCGCAATACCCTCGAGTGCCGACGTCGGTGCTTTGAACTTGTGGACTAGCAAGGCCACCACGTGCCTCATCAGCCAGTACAAGAAGTATCGGTCGATGGTAGGGCAGTCCACGCAGATCAGAAGCTTGCGCGAGATGTTCGAAATGATCTCCGTCGAGATGCAGAACTACGGGTTCTACTTCAGTCCGCAGAAGTGCGAGAACAAGTGGCGTGTTCTCGAACGTAAGTACAAGAATCTGGTGTTCCGTGAACGATTAAAGAAGCCCGGTAGAATGAGGCATTACGGCCACTGGGAGCACAAGCGAGCGTTGGACGAAATATTCAACGAGAAAAGGAGGCACATGTATTTGGAGGAGACTGACTTTCCACCGCCAGCTGGCTCGGCAAAGTACACGTACATATTGCCGAAGCCAGCCAACGAGGAACAGAGCGAGGCGATCGAGCATCAGCGACACGAGGACCCCCTCGGCCCCCCTAATTCCATCGCTTCAACAAATAATAAGGACGAGGGGTTGGATCAGAAGGGAGCCTTCGGCGTGCTCATTGACAAGTTTTTCGAAGAGATGACGAAAAACTTTGCGGTCGCGGAGAAGAACAGGGAGAAAAGACACAAGGAGGAAATGGCGATGCGACAGAATGAGTTGGAGGTTCAGAAGAGGCTTCTCAAGTTGAAGGAGCAGAAGCTAGAGTTACAGAAGTGTCAAATTATCGCGGCTGCTCAACATCTGCATTTGAACATGTAA